A window of the Arachis duranensis cultivar V14167 chromosome 5, aradu.V14167.gnm2.J7QH, whole genome shotgun sequence genome harbors these coding sequences:
- the LOC107487511 gene encoding GATA transcription factor 26: MGKQGPCYHCGVTSTPLWRNGPPEKPVLCNACGSRWRTKGTLANYTPLHARAEADDSEDQRVSRVKIISLHKNKEMKSLKRKQNHDSVVVSGGLTPDYKYNQGFGKAVDEDTSNRSSSGSAISNTESCAQFGGTDASDLTGPAQSVVWEAMVPSKKRTCVGRPKASSVEKLTKDLCTILHEQQSYFSTSSEEELLFESETPMVSVEIGHGSVLIKHPSYVAREEVSEASAVSVDNKQCLVSEAYSDSGPFLVYNDLNGMNFSSYGVDKVENSADQEMQEEQLKSDKSQLERVQILGDHNSPLCSIDLNDVVNYKEFVRNMTNEDQQLLLKFLPMVDTAKLPDSLKVMFNSSQFKENLTYFQQLLGEGVFDISFLGAKPEDCKTLKRLALSNLSKSKWVEHYSYLKRCKTTAAKSVSQGSTGKASSNFANAKRLRDGQNQNSPELKTMMRSPKGMTIKIGSEGNEVVEDGSCYSPKSLFALPPDAASLLQVSSNFVEESSDHDVLVEVPSNSSFPQAELLHPTSSFGAQASTSSSSVYSHFVHN; this comes from the exons GTACACCACTTTGGCGCAATGGGCCACCGGAGAAGCCAGTGCTATGCAATGCGTGTGGATCTCGATGGAGAACAAAGGGAACACTTGCAAATTATACCCCTCTGCATGCTCGGGCAGAAGCTGATGATAGTGAGGATCAAAGGGTTTCCAGGGTAAAGATTATATCATTACATAAGAACAAAGAAATGAAATCTTTAAAACGAAAGCAGAACCATGATAGTGTTGTGGTATCTGGTGGCCTCACCCCTGATTACAAGTACAACCAAGGATTTGGAAAGGCTGTAGATGAAGATACAAGCAATCGTtcaagttcaggatcagctATCTCTaacacagagagttgtgctcAATTTGGTGGCACAGATGCTAGTGATTTGACAG GTCCTGCTCAGTCAGTGGTTTGGGAAGCCATGGTGCCTTCCAAAAAGAGGACTTGTGTGGGTCGTCCTAAGGCTTCTTCTGTTGAGAAGCTAACAAAAGACTTATGCACTATACTTCATGAGCAGCAATCTTATTTTTCTACATCTTCTGAAGAGGAACTTCTGTTTGAAAGTGAAACACCTATGGTCTCTGTTGAGATAGGACATGGAAGCGTTCTTATAAAACATCCTAGTTATGTAGCTCGCGAAGAGGTGTCTGAGGCTAGCGCTGTTTCAGTTGATAACAAACAATGCCTAGTGAGTGAAGCATATTCAGATTCTGGTCCCTTTCTTGTGTATAATGATTTGAATGGTATGAACTTCTCATCCTATGGAGTCGACAAGGTTGAGAATTCTGCTGACCAAGAAATGCAGGAGGAGCAACTTAAAAG TGACAAATCTCAGCTTGAGAGAGTACAAATACTTGGAGACCATAATTCCCCATTGTGCTCAATAGATTTAAAT GATGTAGTAAACTACAAGGAGTTTGTGAGAAACATGACAAATGAAGACCAACAGCTATTGCTGAAGTTTCTTCCTATGGTTGATACTGCTAAACTTCCTGATAG CCTTAAAGTCATGTTCAATAGCTCTCAATTCAAGGAGAACTTGACTTATTTTCAGCAGCTTCTTGGGGAAGGTGTCTTCGATATCTCTTTCTTAGGGGCAAAACCTGAGGACTGCAAAACTTTGAAAAGGCTTGCATTATCCAATCTGTCAAAGTCAAAATGGGTAGAACATTATAGTTACCTGAAG AGATGTAAAACCACAGCTGCGAAATCTGTTAGTCAGGGATCAACTGGTAAAGCATCATCTAATTTTGCGAATGCGAAGAGATTGCGTGATGGCCAAAATCAAAACTCTCCAG AACTGAAGACCATGATGAGGAGCCCCAAAGGAATGACCATAAAGATTGGCAGTGAGGGAAATGAAGTTGTAGAAGATGGCTCTTGCTATAGTCCAAAAAGCCTGTTTGCTTTGCCCCCTGATGCTGCCTCGCTCTTGCAAGTTTCTTCGAACTTTGTTGAGGAGAGTTCTGATCATGATGTTTTGGTAGAGGTCCCATCTAATAGTTCATTCCCACAGGCAGAACTTCTGCACCCAACATCAAGCTTTGGTGCTCAAGCAAGCACAAGTAGTAGCTCAGTGTACTCACATTTTGTCCATAATTAA